The Mangrovibacillus cuniculi sequence TTGTAAATGTACAAGAAACGGACGTAAAGGGACTAGCAACATTTGCAGAAGAAGCAGGCATTGGTTTGACGATTGTTGGTCCTGAAGTTCCGTTACTAGCAGGCATTGTGGACCAGTTCCAACAACGAGGATTGCTTATCTTCGGTCCTTCCCAAAAAGCAGCGCAACTAGAAGGAAGTAAATCTTTTGCCAAAGCATTTATGGATCGCCACGGTATTCCGACAGCTTCATATGAGGTAGCGACGGGAATCGAGGCGGTTATTTCTTGGTGTGCCAAGGTCGCACCACCATACGTGTTGAAAGCAGACGGACTTGCTGCTGGGAAAGGTGTCGTCATTGCGTTGACGAAGCAAGAAGCGGTAGATACGGCATTATCTTTCTTTGACGGACAATTAGGCGATGCGGGTAAAACGATTGTACTGGAAGAATATTTGGATGGCGAAGAATGTTCTTTCATGGTCATGGCGAACGGAGAGAACTTCGTAACATTACCAATCTCCCAAGATCACAAGCGTTTGTTGGAAGAAGATCAAGGGCCCAACACCGGTGGAATGGGAGTGATTGCACCGCTAGAACATGTGAGGTTCCAGTGGCAGTCCTTTATTGAAGAAAACATCATAACGCCTACGCTTCGCGGTATGCTAGCAGACGGAATTACGTATCAAGGCGTACTTTACGCAGGCTTAATGATTACGGAGGATGGTCCGAAAGTTATTGAGTTTAACGCACGCTTTGGTGATCCAGAAACACAAGTCGTGTTGCCAATGGCGGAGAGTGACTTAGTGGTGACGATGCTGCAACTGCTGAACGAAGAAAAGGTAGAGAAAGTTGTGTGGCGTGAAGACTTTTCCATCGGTGTTGTGTTGGCAGGCAGCAACTATCCAGTAAGTTCATCTTATGGGGAAGCGGTAGAGTTAATCGAAACTGCAGATGGAAATCTTTATCACGCGGGAACAACTTGGTCTAACGAGCGTGGTGGCTGGTTAACGAACGGTGGAAGAGTGGCATTGTATCAAGCGTTTGGAAACACTCTACAAGAAGCGCAGCAATTAGTATATCAAGTGGTAGATCAGGTCGTAGCGTCTGGTAGCGTAAGAGCAAGACGCGATATCGGAAACAAACTTATCGAGTTCGTCTCCGAGAGCGTCGGACAAATACGTAAGTAATCGCAACAATACCGCCAATGACACTTCCTAAGACATACACCATGTCGGTTACGTATTCCATAAACATAAGTAACACCTCCTAATGTGAGATAAAAGGGTGACGCTGCGGCGTGCACCCTTTTTTGGTTTGGCTGATGGTCGTGAAAGTGCGGCTTTCTTTAGTTGACGACCGTCAGCCGTTGGAGACGGTCGTTAAAAGATAGAGCAGGTTGATTTGACGACCGCCAGCGGGCTGAGACGGTTGTAAAAAGGTGTAGCATGTGGGTTTGACGACCGCCAGCGGGCTGAGACGGTTG is a genomic window containing:
- the purD gene encoding phosphoribosylamine--glycine ligase codes for the protein MKVLVIGRGGREHALVHMCTKSSLVEEVYCAPGSDAIGAMAQLVNVQETDVKGLATFAEEAGIGLTIVGPEVPLLAGIVDQFQQRGLLIFGPSQKAAQLEGSKSFAKAFMDRHGIPTASYEVATGIEAVISWCAKVAPPYVLKADGLAAGKGVVIALTKQEAVDTALSFFDGQLGDAGKTIVLEEYLDGEECSFMVMANGENFVTLPISQDHKRLLEEDQGPNTGGMGVIAPLEHVRFQWQSFIEENIITPTLRGMLADGITYQGVLYAGLMITEDGPKVIEFNARFGDPETQVVLPMAESDLVVTMLQLLNEEKVEKVVWREDFSIGVVLAGSNYPVSSSYGEAVELIETADGNLYHAGTTWSNERGGWLTNGGRVALYQAFGNTLQEAQQLVYQVVDQVVASGSVRARRDIGNKLIEFVSESVGQIRK
- a CDS encoding EYxxD motif small membrane protein, giving the protein MFMEYVTDMVYVLGSVIGGIVAITYVFVRRSRRRTR